A window of Rhabdothermincola salaria contains these coding sequences:
- a CDS encoding DUF6159 family protein — MSRFSNSWTLAKESWGVLRQDKELVAIPVASAAISVVVAIVFGGGAYFTLETVTDPQVGDSLEPTPLTYVVGVVGLLVIGVVAQFFAGVLIAGANERLAGGNPTLGSAFALAKKHFWALTGWAAINVTVGLILSAIADRTGPLGDIAMRLVGMAWNVVTWLAVPAIVIEGHGPIEGVKRSVELLKRTWGENVIAQAGLGIIGMLVMLAGIVVFGALSFVLPIVGIPLLVLYIAVASAILAALGGIFRAALYRYAVGLPNGGAFPEAALAGAFKPKGSGFKKFM, encoded by the coding sequence ATGAGTCGCTTCTCGAACAGCTGGACCCTCGCCAAGGAGAGCTGGGGGGTGCTGCGCCAGGACAAGGAGCTGGTGGCCATCCCGGTGGCCTCGGCCGCGATCAGCGTGGTGGTCGCCATCGTCTTCGGAGGCGGCGCCTACTTCACCCTCGAGACGGTCACCGACCCCCAGGTGGGCGACTCCCTCGAACCCACCCCTCTCACCTACGTGGTCGGCGTCGTCGGCCTGCTCGTCATCGGCGTCGTGGCCCAGTTCTTCGCCGGCGTGCTCATCGCCGGGGCCAACGAGCGCCTCGCCGGCGGCAACCCGACGCTCGGCTCGGCCTTCGCCCTGGCCAAGAAGCACTTCTGGGCTCTCACCGGCTGGGCGGCCATCAACGTCACCGTCGGGCTCATCCTGTCGGCCATCGCCGATCGCACCGGGCCCCTGGGCGACATCGCCATGCGCCTCGTCGGCATGGCCTGGAACGTCGTCACCTGGCTCGCCGTGCCCGCCATCGTCATCGAGGGCCACGGTCCCATCGAGGGCGTCAAGCGCTCCGTCGAGCTGCTCAAGCGCACCTGGGGCGAGAACGTCATCGCCCAGGCCGGCCTCGGGATCATCGGCATGCTCGTCATGCTGGCCGGCATCGTCGTCTTCGGCGCCCTCAGCTTCGTGCTGCCGATCGTGGGCATCCCGCTGCTCGTGCTCTACATCGCCGTGGCCAGCGCCATCCTCGCCGCCCTGGGCGGCATCTTCCGGGCGGCCCTGTACCGCTACGCCGTCGGCCTCCCCAACGGAGGGGCCTTCCCCGAGGCCGCCCTCGCCGGGGCCTTCAAGCCCAAGGGCAGCGGGTTCAAGAAGTTCATGTGA
- a CDS encoding cytochrome P450: MPTTLDEIDYWDLDMFVDGDPHAAWAVQRREAPVWWHDRPGGEPFWSVSRYDDAKVVHSQPTLFSSQAAGIVVRDSHLMENPRVGAGINPMIHTDPPRHAPLRKIIAHNFTPRSIGELEAQIRSYAIECLDEAAEKRDVDFVVDIAHRIPAAIGLSLMGVPREDWDRLAELEHRTVTRTDPEFAGGGDPYEAANAASMELGLYFYELLTARAEDPGDDLLSQFLRGRIDGDELPVAQVVSEAVLLLAGGLDTTRAAASAGAMLPLLQHPDQLSALRDDPGLLPVAIEEFVRWSSPITSEARTLTADTQLGGHQLREGERVVVWSPSCNRDEDVFDDSFRYDVRRQPNRHLAFAHGEHFCLGAHLARLTLKVEFEELLSRFSAFEQTGDAVRVRSNFVGGLKHLPLHLTPR, translated from the coding sequence GTGCCGACGACGCTGGACGAGATCGACTACTGGGACCTCGACATGTTCGTCGACGGCGACCCCCACGCCGCGTGGGCCGTCCAGCGGCGAGAAGCCCCGGTGTGGTGGCACGACCGACCCGGTGGTGAACCGTTCTGGTCGGTCAGCCGCTACGACGACGCCAAGGTCGTCCACTCGCAGCCGACCCTGTTCAGCTCGCAGGCCGCCGGGATCGTCGTCCGCGACAGCCACCTGATGGAGAACCCGCGGGTGGGGGCCGGGATCAACCCCATGATCCACACCGATCCGCCCCGCCACGCCCCGTTGCGCAAGATCATCGCCCACAACTTCACGCCGCGCTCCATCGGCGAGCTGGAGGCCCAGATCCGCTCCTACGCGATCGAGTGCCTCGACGAGGCCGCCGAGAAGCGCGACGTCGACTTCGTCGTCGACATCGCCCACCGGATCCCGGCCGCCATCGGGCTGTCGCTCATGGGCGTCCCTCGCGAGGACTGGGACCGGCTGGCCGAGCTCGAGCACCGCACCGTGACGCGCACCGACCCCGAGTTCGCCGGCGGCGGTGACCCCTACGAAGCGGCCAACGCCGCCAGCATGGAGCTCGGCCTCTACTTCTACGAGCTGCTCACCGCCCGGGCCGAGGATCCGGGCGACGACCTGCTCAGCCAGTTCCTGCGGGGCCGCATCGACGGCGACGAGCTCCCGGTGGCCCAGGTCGTCTCCGAAGCCGTGCTGTTGCTGGCCGGCGGGCTCGACACCACCCGGGCGGCAGCCTCGGCGGGGGCCATGCTGCCCCTGCTGCAGCACCCCGACCAGCTCTCGGCCCTGCGCGACGACCCCGGTCTGCTCCCCGTCGCCATCGAGGAGTTCGTGCGCTGGTCGAGCCCGATCACCTCCGAGGCCCGCACCCTGACCGCCGACACCCAGCTCGGTGGCCACCAGCTCCGGGAGGGCGAGCGGGTGGTGGTGTGGTCGCCGTCGTGCAACCGCGACGAGGACGTGTTCGACGACTCCTTCCGCTACGACGTCCGGCGCCAGCCCAACCGCCACCTGGCCTTCGCCCACGGTGAGCACTTCTGCCTGGGCGCCCACCTGGCCCGCCTCACGCTCAAGGTGGAGTTCGAGGAGCTCCTCTCGCGCTTCTCGGCCTTCGAGCAGACCGGCGACGCGGTGCGGGTGCGCTCCAACTTCGTGGGCGGCCTCAAGCACCTCCCGCTCCACCTCACCCCTCGCTGA
- a CDS encoding TIGR03619 family F420-dependent LLM class oxidoreductase, whose product MFEPLDQLLPIARMAEEYGYEGIGLADHVAVPETFASVHPSGENPLTARSDFPDSFTAMAAMAAVTERLRFMSYVYVLSMRDPLSVAKQVGTLAGLFPGRLRFGIGAGWLAEEIELFGVDPRTRGRRMDEMLGIIADLWDDGWAEHHGEFFDLPRVGMFPVPEDAPPIWVGGRSEAALRRAVRHDGWLGMNYGLDEIEALVARLGDLRRDADDRRSQFEVFVIPNAQPTAALHDRLAEIGVTSTMVMPWIPGDPAAATLDAKRRAMEQLAERLELRR is encoded by the coding sequence ATGTTCGAACCGCTCGACCAGCTCCTGCCCATCGCCCGTATGGCCGAGGAATACGGCTACGAGGGCATCGGCCTGGCCGACCACGTGGCCGTCCCCGAGACGTTCGCATCGGTCCACCCGTCCGGCGAGAACCCGTTGACCGCCCGGTCGGACTTCCCCGACTCGTTCACCGCCATGGCAGCCATGGCCGCCGTCACCGAACGCCTCCGGTTCATGAGCTACGTCTACGTCCTCTCGATGCGCGATCCCCTCAGCGTCGCCAAGCAGGTCGGCACCCTGGCGGGGCTCTTTCCCGGACGTCTCCGCTTCGGCATCGGCGCCGGTTGGCTCGCGGAAGAGATCGAGCTGTTCGGTGTCGATCCGAGAACACGTGGCCGGCGGATGGACGAGATGCTCGGGATCATCGCCGACCTCTGGGACGACGGGTGGGCGGAGCACCACGGCGAGTTCTTCGACCTCCCGAGGGTCGGCATGTTCCCGGTACCGGAGGACGCGCCACCGATCTGGGTCGGAGGCCGCAGCGAGGCGGCACTGCGGCGAGCCGTTCGCCACGACGGCTGGCTCGGCATGAACTACGGGCTCGACGAGATCGAGGCTCTCGTGGCCCGTCTCGGTGACCTGCGCCGCGACGCGGACGACCGCCGATCCCAGTTCGAGGTCTTCGTCATCCCCAACGCCCAGCCGACGGCGGCGCTCCACGATCGTCTGGCCGAGATCGGTGTCACCTCCACCATGGTGATGCCGTGGATCCCTGGGGACCCGGCGGCGGCCACGCTCGACGCCAAGCGCCGGGCGATGGAGCAGCTGGCCGAGCGACTCGAGCTGAGGCGATAG
- a CDS encoding crotonase/enoyl-CoA hydratase family protein: MSDSVTYALDGAVAVITLDDGKANALGHEAIAAVHDGLSRAREDASAVAIIGRPGKFSAGFDLSVMTSGTDNARELLRVGAELAIEIHEFPMPVVLGVTGHALAMGAILLLAADTRIGGDGPAKIGLNEVAIGMPVPRFAVELARHRLVPAAFIPAINHARIYDPEGAHGVGYLDQVVPADDVPAAAVAHAAHLGETLRRGAFVATRANCRGQITEQLRHDLAADLTEFVVELPAS; encoded by the coding sequence ATGAGCGACTCCGTGACCTACGCCCTCGACGGTGCCGTCGCCGTCATCACCCTCGACGACGGCAAGGCCAACGCCCTCGGCCACGAGGCCATCGCCGCGGTCCACGACGGTCTGAGCCGGGCGCGCGAGGACGCGTCGGCGGTCGCCATCATCGGCCGTCCCGGCAAGTTCTCGGCGGGGTTCGACCTGAGCGTCATGACCTCGGGCACCGACAACGCCCGGGAGCTGCTGCGCGTGGGCGCCGAGCTGGCCATCGAGATCCACGAGTTCCCCATGCCGGTCGTGCTCGGCGTCACCGGCCACGCGCTGGCCATGGGCGCCATCCTCCTGCTGGCCGCCGACACCCGCATCGGTGGCGACGGCCCGGCCAAGATCGGCCTGAACGAGGTCGCCATCGGCATGCCGGTGCCGCGCTTCGCCGTCGAGCTGGCCCGCCATCGCCTGGTGCCGGCCGCCTTCATCCCGGCCATCAACCACGCCCGGATCTACGACCCCGAGGGCGCCCACGGCGTCGGGTACCTCGATCAGGTCGTCCCCGCCGACGACGTGCCAGCCGCCGCCGTGGCCCACGCCGCCCATCTGGGCGAGACGCTGCGCCGCGGGGCCTTCGTGGCCACCCGGGCCAACTGCCGGGGCCAGATCACCGAGCAGCTCCGGCACGACCTCGCGGCCGATCTGACCGAGTTCGTGGTGGAGCTCCCCGCCAGCTGA
- a CDS encoding PAS domain-containing protein: MRSVDEDARGRERAVPAPGVLEDLVAAGPMVMLTAVLGPDTERGSALSLDYVSPNCSRVLGYPASSITGSPEAFAARVHPDDEATLLRAAAEAVGAPGRRVPLELRLRHLDGSWRWMEGMLRGHATDRSRVLGYAVDGTARHQAETAQRRSESRLAAFVDNSAAIISLKDPFGRYQFVNRAFADLVGAPADRVVGTDDFDHWPEAAAAVRGHDQQVLVGRNELQFEEVLPLPDGPHTFLAQKFPLLDDDGVPTAIGTVATDITELTTVLDTLAARERVLSTVIGASPDVITILEEDGVIRTTSIAFERIFGHPTRALVDRCLFDVVHPDDVAAVRQGFARLATDADHRTTLRFRARRADHQWVTIESHAQLMVDQHDQHDGVVMVSRDISDQIALEAALREAKEHAERASKAKSEFLSRISHELRTPLNAMLGFAQLLEVEELAEPAPEFVAQILRAGDHLLSLINDLLDIGRIETEHLNLHLEPIDATRALAEVAELAGPLAARSSVTLAAARPGTQAVAVLADRQRLLQVLLNLTSNAIKYNHPGGRVDLEAIRTDDGRVQLTVADTGRGLEPEQVDRLFVPFDRLGLEHTGIEGSGVGLALSRGLTEKMGGTLGVRSAPGVGSTFWVDLPLAGADPSTALPSAPLSPGDHR, from the coding sequence GTGAGGAGCGTCGACGAGGACGCTCGCGGACGCGAGAGGGCGGTGCCGGCGCCGGGCGTGCTGGAGGACCTGGTGGCGGCCGGGCCCATGGTGATGCTGACGGCCGTGCTCGGCCCGGACACCGAGCGAGGCTCGGCACTGTCGCTCGACTACGTGAGCCCCAACTGCAGTCGGGTGCTGGGGTACCCCGCGTCGTCGATCACGGGCTCCCCCGAGGCGTTCGCGGCTCGCGTCCACCCCGACGACGAGGCCACGCTGCTGCGGGCGGCCGCCGAGGCCGTCGGCGCACCGGGCCGGCGGGTCCCCCTCGAGCTCCGGCTGCGCCACCTCGACGGCTCGTGGCGGTGGATGGAAGGCATGCTGCGAGGTCATGCCACCGACCGTTCACGGGTCCTCGGCTACGCGGTGGACGGCACCGCCCGCCACCAGGCCGAGACCGCCCAGCGCCGCAGCGAGTCACGCCTGGCGGCCTTCGTCGACAACAGTGCGGCGATCATCAGCCTGAAGGACCCGTTCGGTCGCTACCAGTTCGTGAACCGGGCCTTCGCCGATCTGGTGGGCGCGCCCGCCGATCGGGTGGTGGGCACCGACGACTTCGACCACTGGCCGGAGGCCGCCGCCGCCGTCCGGGGCCACGACCAGCAGGTCCTGGTGGGACGCAACGAGCTGCAGTTCGAAGAGGTGCTCCCGCTCCCCGACGGGCCCCACACGTTCCTCGCCCAGAAGTTCCCCCTGCTCGACGACGACGGGGTCCCCACCGCGATCGGCACGGTCGCCACCGACATCACCGAGCTGACCACCGTGCTCGACACGCTGGCCGCTCGGGAACGGGTCCTCTCCACCGTCATCGGGGCGTCTCCCGACGTGATCACCATCCTCGAGGAGGACGGCGTGATCCGCACGACGAGCATCGCCTTCGAGCGGATCTTCGGCCATCCGACCCGGGCGCTGGTCGACCGGTGCCTCTTCGACGTGGTCCACCCCGACGACGTCGCCGCCGTCCGCCAGGGCTTCGCGCGCCTCGCCACCGACGCCGACCACCGCACCACGCTGCGCTTCCGGGCCCGGCGGGCCGACCACCAGTGGGTCACCATCGAGTCGCACGCCCAGCTCATGGTCGACCAGCACGACCAACACGACGGCGTGGTGATGGTGAGCCGCGACATCTCTGATCAGATCGCGCTGGAGGCGGCCCTGCGCGAAGCCAAGGAGCACGCCGAACGAGCCAGCAAGGCCAAGAGCGAGTTCCTGTCGCGCATCAGCCACGAGCTGCGCACCCCGCTCAACGCCATGCTCGGGTTCGCGCAGCTGCTCGAGGTCGAGGAGCTGGCCGAGCCCGCTCCGGAGTTCGTGGCCCAGATCCTGCGGGCGGGCGACCACCTCCTCAGCCTCATCAACGACCTGCTCGACATCGGACGGATCGAGACCGAGCACCTGAACCTCCACCTCGAACCGATCGACGCCACCCGCGCCCTCGCCGAGGTGGCCGAGCTGGCCGGTCCCCTGGCTGCCCGTTCGTCGGTGACGCTGGCCGCGGCCCGGCCGGGAACGCAGGCCGTGGCGGTCCTCGCCGATCGCCAGCGCCTCCTGCAGGTCCTGTTGAACCTCACGTCGAACGCCATCAAGTACAACCACCCCGGGGGGCGGGTCGACCTCGAAGCCATCCGTACCGACGACGGGCGAGTCCAGCTCACGGTCGCCGACACGGGGCGCGGGCTCGAACCCGAGCAGGTGGACCGGCTCTTCGTGCCGTTCGACCGGTTGGGGTTGGAGCACACCGGCATCGAGGGGTCGGGCGTGGGCCTGGCCCTGTCGCGCGGCCTGACCGAGAAGATGGGCGGGACCCTGGGCGTCCGGTCGGCGCCCGGCGTGGGCTCCACCTTCTGGGTCGACCTCCCCCTCGCCGGCGCCGATCCCTCCACCGCCCTGCCCTCTGCCCCTCTCTCCCCCGGAGACCATCGATGA
- a CDS encoding EAL domain-containing response regulator, whose translation MTISPGPGPVAPDATATTNARILIVDDEETNLLVLRTMLERAGYTNILTLSESSSAVERFVAFEPDLVLLDLHMPPPDGFEIMAQLEPLIPAGSYVPILVLTADVTDSTRERALAMGARDFLTKPFRYNELLLRLNNLLETRALHSRLHRDKAILEARMREQEATERANAERRRTASRRIEAVLAADQTPAAHEGGVRLTMVYQPIMDLLTGQVLGAEALARFGTEPQRSPAQWFTEAAEVGLGIQLELAAIRRAAEGLSLLPPNAYLAANASAETLRSPALLDLVATLPGRRLVLELTEHERSVDHSTLVAPVERLRRLGVRLAVDDAGAGFASLQQILVLNPDIIKLDRSFIEGVADDPVRRALTTALLSFTEQIGAVLVAEGIATPQELLAMRELGLRHGQGRFLGEPQALPFDPDRLAHLGEGSGSPG comes from the coding sequence ATGACCATCTCGCCCGGCCCGGGTCCGGTCGCCCCCGACGCCACCGCCACGACCAACGCCCGCATCCTCATCGTCGACGACGAGGAGACCAACCTGCTCGTGCTGCGCACGATGCTCGAGCGCGCCGGCTACACCAACATCCTCACGCTGAGCGAGTCGTCGTCGGCCGTCGAGCGCTTCGTCGCGTTCGAACCCGACCTGGTCCTGTTGGACCTGCACATGCCTCCCCCCGACGGGTTCGAGATCATGGCCCAGCTGGAGCCCCTGATCCCGGCCGGGAGCTACGTGCCGATCCTGGTGCTCACCGCGGACGTCACCGACTCCACCCGGGAGCGGGCCCTGGCCATGGGGGCCCGGGACTTCCTCACCAAGCCCTTCCGCTACAACGAGCTGCTCCTGCGCCTCAACAACCTCCTCGAGACGCGGGCCCTGCACTCGCGGCTCCACCGCGACAAGGCCATCCTCGAGGCCCGCATGCGCGAGCAGGAGGCCACCGAGCGGGCCAACGCCGAACGCCGGCGGACGGCCAGTCGTCGCATCGAAGCCGTGCTGGCCGCCGACCAGACCCCGGCCGCCCACGAGGGCGGCGTCCGCCTGACGATGGTCTACCAACCGATCATGGACCTGTTGACCGGCCAGGTGCTGGGGGCCGAGGCGCTGGCCCGCTTCGGCACCGAGCCCCAGCGCAGCCCCGCCCAGTGGTTCACCGAGGCGGCGGAGGTGGGCCTCGGCATCCAGCTGGAGCTGGCCGCCATCCGCCGGGCCGCGGAGGGCTTGTCGCTGTTGCCCCCCAACGCCTACCTGGCCGCCAACGCGTCGGCCGAGACGTTGCGGTCCCCTGCCCTGCTCGACCTCGTGGCCACGCTGCCCGGGCGCCGCCTGGTCCTGGAGCTCACCGAGCACGAACGGTCGGTCGACCACTCGACCCTCGTCGCCCCGGTCGAGAGGCTGCGCCGCCTCGGCGTGCGTCTGGCCGTCGACGACGCCGGGGCCGGGTTCGCCAGCCTGCAGCAGATCCTCGTGCTGAACCCCGACATCATCAAGCTGGACCGCTCCTTCATCGAAGGGGTCGCCGACGACCCGGTCCGACGGGCGCTCACCACCGCGCTGCTCTCCTTCACCGAGCAGATCGGCGCAGTGCTGGTGGCCGAGGGCATCGCCACCCCCCAGGAGCTGCTGGCCATGCGCGAGCTCGGGTTGCGCCACGGCCAGGGCCGCTTCCTCGGCGAACCGCAGGCGCTGCCCTTCGACCCCGACCGCCTGGCCCACCTCGGCGAAGGTTCCGGCAGCCCGGGCTGA
- a CDS encoding alpha/beta fold hydrolase, with the protein MVESTVTVPSSDGEVVVHVWLPSGDARGVVVVAHGMGEHAGRYARLAGALTAAGWAVYAPDHRGHGLTAGAPEALGDLGARGWDGLVDDLGRIVAFAAGRHPGLSVVLLGHSMGSFAAQQYVLDHADRLAALVLSGTTAVDQIAGALDPDQPADLTAFNAPFEPARTDYDWLSRDTAEVDAYLADDRCGFGLDGPSTASMVAAAPRLGDQAEIDAVPDGFPILVVSGRDDPLAFGGALVELVADRYRAAGADVTLSVHEGARHEIFNEINRDEITSEVVAWLDAHG; encoded by the coding sequence ATGGTCGAGTCCACCGTCACCGTCCCCTCCTCCGACGGCGAGGTCGTCGTCCACGTCTGGCTTCCGTCGGGCGACGCCCGCGGCGTGGTGGTGGTGGCCCACGGCATGGGCGAGCACGCCGGGCGCTACGCCCGCCTGGCCGGTGCCCTCACCGCGGCCGGTTGGGCGGTGTACGCCCCGGACCACCGCGGCCACGGCCTCACCGCCGGCGCCCCCGAGGCGTTGGGCGACCTCGGGGCACGGGGCTGGGACGGGTTGGTCGACGACCTCGGGCGGATCGTCGCCTTCGCCGCCGGTCGCCACCCGGGGCTGTCGGTGGTGCTGCTGGGGCACTCGATGGGCAGCTTCGCCGCCCAGCAGTACGTGCTCGACCACGCCGACCGGTTGGCGGCGCTGGTGCTGTCGGGCACCACCGCGGTCGACCAGATCGCCGGGGCGCTCGATCCCGACCAGCCGGCCGACCTCACCGCCTTCAACGCACCGTTCGAACCGGCCCGCACCGACTACGACTGGCTCAGCCGCGACACCGCCGAGGTCGACGCCTACCTCGCCGACGACCGCTGTGGCTTCGGTCTCGACGGCCCGTCGACGGCCTCCATGGTCGCGGCCGCACCCCGGCTGGGCGACCAGGCCGAGATCGACGCGGTGCCCGACGGCTTCCCCATCCTCGTGGTGTCGGGTCGCGACGACCCGTTGGCCTTCGGGGGTGCGCTCGTCGAGCTGGTCGCCGACCGCTACCGGGCCGCCGGGGCCGACGTCACCCTCTCGGTGCACGAGGGGGCGCGCCACGAGATCTTCAACGAGATCAACCGCGACGAGATCACCTCCGAGGTGGTGGCCTGGCTCGACGCCCACGGCTGA
- a CDS encoding universal stress protein — MLRTFVVPLDESERAEAVLPLATELADAFGAEVVLVTAGWGRTAEALTAYHHDLAPRLGAVPWRSAVVPDTFPADAIRDLTPDDGAVVMTTKGRQGLARVVLGSVAEDVVGTAHRPVLLAGPSATVAPLTDGDLVVTCDGGELSSTVVDHAVPWAQTLGLSVRVVAVVHADGTPLGGGDPETLHHQLTESAEAFRSAGCPVHVERLVAKDAASALVDLARRLPATLVAMSTHARGGIARAALGSTTMAVVRDVSCPVLVYRPEG; from the coding sequence ATGTTGCGAACGTTCGTGGTCCCGCTCGACGAGTCCGAGCGGGCCGAGGCCGTGCTCCCGCTCGCCACCGAGCTCGCCGACGCGTTCGGGGCCGAGGTGGTGCTCGTCACCGCGGGCTGGGGCCGCACCGCCGAGGCCCTCACCGCCTACCACCACGACCTCGCTCCCCGTCTGGGGGCCGTGCCCTGGCGCTCGGCGGTCGTGCCCGACACGTTCCCCGCCGACGCCATCCGGGACCTCACCCCCGACGACGGTGCCGTGGTCATGACCACCAAGGGGCGCCAGGGCCTGGCCCGGGTGGTGTTGGGCTCCGTGGCCGAGGACGTCGTCGGCACCGCCCATCGCCCCGTGCTCCTGGCCGGCCCGTCGGCCACCGTCGCCCCGCTGACCGACGGCGACCTCGTGGTGACCTGCGACGGGGGTGAGCTGTCGTCCACCGTCGTCGACCACGCCGTCCCGTGGGCGCAGACCCTGGGGCTCTCGGTGCGGGTCGTCGCCGTCGTCCACGCCGACGGCACCCCGCTCGGCGGGGGTGACCCCGAGACCCTCCACCACCAGCTCACCGAGAGCGCCGAGGCGTTCCGCTCCGCCGGGTGCCCGGTGCACGTCGAACGCCTCGTCGCCAAAGACGCCGCGAGCGCGCTCGTCGACCTGGCCCGACGCCTGCCCGCCACGCTGGTGGCCATGAGCACCCACGCCCGAGGTGGGATCGCCCGGGCCGCCCTCGGCAGCACCACCATGGCGGTCGTTCGAGACGTCTCGTGCCCGGTGCTCGTCTACCGGCCGGAGGGCTGA
- a CDS encoding zinc-dependent alcohol dehydrogenase family protein: protein MGRAWVLRRPGPAGADGPLELEARDVPRPGPGEVVLAVSACAVCRTDLQLVEGDLPARRLPIVPGHQVVGHVVAVGDGVRAPAVGARVGVAWIASSCGRCRFCRSGRENLCPDSTFTGWDRDGGYATHMVARADATAELPDGLGDVEAAPLLCGGVIGHRSLGVAGIGPESAGARLGLFGFGASATCVIQVARHWGVEVHVCTRSPQEQQRARDLGATWAGSYEEAPPVPLDAAITFAPVGSVVLAALDAVDRGGVVAINAIHLDRIPEFAYERLWWERSLRSVANVTHADVHDFLALAAEVPVRTEFEVLALDEANAGLARLAAGDVQGSLVLDVASSGDG from the coding sequence GTGGGACGGGCATGGGTGCTGCGCCGTCCGGGCCCCGCCGGCGCCGACGGGCCCCTGGAGCTGGAGGCGCGTGACGTGCCCCGCCCCGGGCCAGGTGAGGTCGTCCTCGCGGTGTCCGCCTGCGCCGTGTGCCGCACCGACCTGCAGCTCGTCGAGGGCGACCTCCCGGCGCGACGGCTGCCCATCGTGCCCGGCCACCAGGTCGTGGGCCACGTGGTGGCCGTCGGCGACGGCGTGCGCGCCCCGGCGGTCGGGGCACGCGTGGGCGTGGCCTGGATCGCGTCGAGCTGCGGTCGCTGCCGCTTCTGTCGATCGGGCCGCGAGAACCTGTGCCCGGACAGCACCTTCACCGGCTGGGACCGCGACGGCGGCTACGCCACCCACATGGTGGCGCGGGCCGACGCCACCGCCGAGCTGCCCGACGGCCTGGGTGACGTGGAGGCCGCTCCGTTGCTGTGCGGCGGAGTCATCGGCCATCGGTCCCTCGGGGTGGCCGGCATCGGCCCCGAGTCCGCCGGCGCCCGCCTCGGCCTGTTCGGGTTCGGGGCATCGGCCACGTGCGTCATCCAGGTGGCCCGCCACTGGGGCGTGGAGGTGCACGTGTGCACCCGCTCCCCGCAGGAGCAGCAGAGAGCCCGGGATCTCGGGGCGACCTGGGCCGGCAGCTACGAGGAGGCGCCGCCGGTGCCGCTCGACGCTGCCATCACGTTCGCCCCCGTCGGTTCGGTGGTGTTGGCTGCCCTCGACGCCGTCGATCGGGGTGGCGTCGTGGCCATCAACGCCATCCACCTCGACCGGATCCCCGAGTTCGCCTACGAACGGCTGTGGTGGGAGCGGTCGTTGCGCAGCGTGGCCAACGTCACCCACGCCGACGTCCACGACTTCCTGGCCCTCGCCGCCGAGGTGCCCGTGCGCACCGAGTTCGAGGTGCTCGCGCTCGACGAGGCCAACGCCGGCTTGGCTCGCCTGGCGGCCGGCGACGTGCAGGGATCGCTCGTCCTCGACGTGGCCTCCTCGGGTGATGGGTGA
- a CDS encoding tyrosine-protein phosphatase has translation MIDRDGLVLPEHPDRRVTFAGAFNFRDLGGYQGLDGRPVRWRTLYRADALHRLEDDELDVLGGLGVRAVLDLRTLGEIDRGRLQADHLGIVHHHLPVLNETWAPAELDENADAAEILGSLYVQMLDVGAPALAGALELLAGTDNVPAVFHCAAGKDRTGVLAAIVLALLGVADELIVADYALTAGAMERLRDRLRTDNPEGLTAMNDQPEAYLAAPAGAMEHFLSHVHSAHGSIAGYVQEIGVDDDVVGRLRAGLLAPSS, from the coding sequence GTGATCGATCGAGATGGGCTGGTGCTGCCCGAGCACCCCGACCGCCGGGTCACCTTCGCCGGCGCCTTCAACTTCCGTGACCTGGGCGGCTACCAGGGCCTCGACGGCCGTCCCGTGCGCTGGCGCACCCTGTACCGGGCCGACGCCCTCCACCGCCTCGAGGACGACGAGCTCGACGTGCTCGGCGGGCTCGGGGTGCGGGCCGTGCTCGACCTGCGCACCCTCGGCGAGATCGACCGTGGTCGCCTCCAGGCCGACCACCTCGGCATCGTGCACCACCACCTCCCGGTGCTGAACGAGACCTGGGCACCCGCCGAGCTCGACGAGAACGCCGACGCCGCCGAGATCCTCGGTTCGCTCTACGTGCAGATGCTCGACGTCGGCGCCCCCGCCCTGGCCGGCGCCCTCGAGCTGCTGGCCGGCACCGACAACGTCCCGGCGGTGTTCCACTGCGCCGCCGGCAAGGACCGCACCGGCGTGCTGGCCGCCATCGTGCTGGCCCTGCTCGGCGTGGCCGACGAGCTCATCGTGGCCGACTACGCCCTCACCGCCGGGGCCATGGAGCGTCTCCGCGACCGGCTCCGCACCGACAACCCCGAAGGTCTCACGGCCATGAACGACCAGCCCGAGGCCTACCTGGCCGCTCCGGCCGGGGCCATGGAGCACTTCTTGTCCCACGTGCACTCGGCCCACGGTTCGATCGCCGGCTACGTGCAGGAGATCGGCGTCGACGACGACGTCGTGGGCCGCCTCCGCGCCGGGCTGCTCGCCCCCTCGAGCTGA